From the genome of Phytohabitans rumicis, one region includes:
- a CDS encoding ECF transporter S component, which yields MNPNRWRTVDVVVAAVLGAAFGVIFWAWGLLWEGPANAIPLPGRALIYGIWLVPAVLGPLVIRKPGAGIFTEFVAATVSTFFGSPWGLITLVYGLFQGAAGEFAFAATGYRQWRLPTAIVGGVLAGGAATLLDLVNYYPETSPAWKWGYAVLVVLSSGLIAGVGGWVLTRALAQTGVLDRFPAGRDRVAV from the coding sequence ATGAACCCCAACCGTTGGCGCACCGTCGACGTCGTCGTCGCGGCCGTGCTCGGCGCCGCGTTCGGCGTCATCTTCTGGGCCTGGGGCCTGCTCTGGGAGGGCCCGGCCAACGCCATCCCGCTGCCCGGGCGGGCACTCATCTACGGCATCTGGCTGGTGCCGGCCGTGCTCGGGCCGCTCGTCATCCGCAAGCCGGGCGCCGGCATCTTCACCGAGTTCGTCGCCGCGACGGTGTCTACGTTCTTCGGCTCGCCGTGGGGGCTGATCACCCTGGTGTACGGCCTCTTCCAGGGCGCGGCCGGCGAGTTCGCGTTCGCGGCGACGGGCTACCGCCAGTGGCGGCTGCCCACCGCGATCGTCGGCGGCGTGCTGGCCGGCGGGGCCGCCACCCTGCTCGACCTGGTCAACTACTACCCCGAGACCTCCCCGGCCTGGAAGTGGGGGTACGCCGTCCTGGTCGTCCTCAGCTCCGGGCTGATCGCGGGGGTGGGCGGCTGGGTGCTGACCCGTGCCCTGGCGCAGACCGGCGTGCTGGACCGCTTCCCGGCGGGCCGGGACCGCGTGGCCGTTTGA
- a CDS encoding permease produces MPSAVTTTRPADIDWTPTPPPPPRRKLFGDRIGSVEVLAVLLILLVLFRGPLGDAISDPRLQTWTTVFVSVMVQAVPFLVFGVALSAVIAVYVPRSFWAKALPKHPALAVPVASCAGVVLPGCECGAVPIAGSLIRRGVTPSAALAFLLAAPAINPIVLTATAVAFPNNPEMVVGRGVASLIVAMIMGWLWLRLGRAEWIKLPHRPDLDGMSKGRAFWAAVRHDVVHAGGFLVLGAMAAATINVVVPERWLQTVADNAVLSVLALAALAVLLSICSEADAFVAASLSQFSLTSRLVFLVVGPMVDLKLISMQAGVFGRRFALRFAPTTFAVAILVGVGVGAVLL; encoded by the coding sequence ATGCCCTCTGCCGTGACGACCACACGTCCCGCGGACATCGACTGGACTCCCACACCCCCGCCACCGCCGCGCCGCAAGCTCTTCGGTGACCGCATCGGCTCAGTCGAGGTGCTCGCCGTCCTGCTGATCCTGCTGGTGCTCTTCCGCGGGCCGCTGGGCGACGCGATCTCCGACCCCCGGCTGCAGACCTGGACCACCGTCTTCGTCTCGGTCATGGTGCAGGCGGTCCCGTTCCTGGTCTTCGGCGTGGCGCTGTCCGCCGTGATCGCGGTGTACGTGCCCCGCTCGTTCTGGGCCAAGGCGCTGCCGAAGCACCCGGCGCTCGCCGTACCGGTGGCGAGCTGCGCCGGCGTCGTGCTGCCCGGCTGCGAGTGCGGCGCGGTGCCGATCGCCGGGTCGCTGATCCGGCGCGGGGTCACGCCGTCGGCCGCGCTGGCGTTCCTGCTGGCCGCGCCCGCGATCAACCCGATCGTGCTGACGGCCACCGCGGTCGCCTTCCCGAACAACCCGGAGATGGTGGTCGGCCGAGGTGTGGCCAGCCTCATCGTCGCCATGATCATGGGTTGGCTGTGGCTCCGGCTCGGCCGCGCCGAGTGGATCAAGCTGCCGCACCGGCCCGACCTGGACGGCATGTCCAAGGGGCGGGCGTTCTGGGCGGCGGTGCGCCACGACGTCGTACACGCCGGCGGGTTCCTGGTGCTCGGCGCGATGGCGGCCGCCACGATCAACGTGGTCGTACCGGAGCGGTGGCTCCAGACGGTCGCCGACAACGCCGTACTATCCGTGCTCGCGCTCGCGGCCCTGGCCGTACTCCTGTCGATCTGCTCCGAGGCCGACGCGTTCGTCGCGGCCTCGCTGTCGCAGTTCTCGCTGACGTCCCGGCTGGTCTTCCTGGTCGTGGGGCCGATGGTCGACCTGAAGCTGATCTCGATGCAGGCCGGGGTGTTCGGCCGCCGGTTCGCGCTGCGGTTCGCGCCCACGACGTTCGCGGTGGCCATCCTGGTGGGCGTGGGCGTGGGGGCGGTGCTGCTATGA
- a CDS encoding TIGR03943 family putative permease subunit, with the protein MNRQAQAVVMLLLGGAVVRASVTDMYLRYVKESLQPFLIAAGIVLIAAAVMTLFYEVLRPSAKDDHDHDHGDGKPHREPRVGWLLILPVLGLLLVAPPALGSYAAGQAGTALSGQQASSDYPPLPAGDPAKISVLDYASRAVFDKGVSLGDRTVQLTGFIAKGPNGEPILARIILSCCAADGRPIKLGMSGNAPTDLAADTWVEVVGRYTDKVAADPVNDETIPYIEVETWTEIDPPKQQYE; encoded by the coding sequence ATGAACAGGCAGGCGCAGGCGGTCGTGATGCTGCTCCTCGGCGGGGCGGTGGTACGGGCGAGCGTGACCGACATGTACCTGCGGTACGTGAAGGAGTCACTCCAGCCGTTCCTGATCGCGGCCGGCATCGTGCTGATCGCGGCCGCGGTGATGACGCTCTTCTACGAGGTCTTGCGACCTTCTGCCAAAGACGATCACGATCATGATCACGGTGATGGCAAGCCGCACCGCGAGCCCCGGGTCGGCTGGCTGCTGATCCTGCCGGTGCTCGGCCTGCTGCTGGTCGCCCCGCCCGCGCTCGGCTCGTACGCCGCGGGGCAGGCCGGGACGGCGCTGTCCGGCCAGCAGGCGTCGTCCGACTACCCGCCGTTGCCGGCCGGCGATCCCGCCAAGATCTCCGTGCTGGACTACGCGTCGCGGGCGGTCTTCGACAAGGGCGTCTCGCTGGGCGACCGCACCGTGCAGTTGACCGGCTTCATCGCGAAGGGCCCGAACGGCGAGCCGATCCTGGCCCGGATCATCCTGTCCTGCTGCGCCGCCGACGGGCGCCCGATCAAGCTGGGCATGTCCGGCAACGCGCCCACCGACCTGGCCGCCGACACCTGGGTGGAGGTCGTCGGGAGGTACACCGACAAGGTCGCCGCCGACCCGGTGAACGACGAGACCATCCCGTACATCGAGGTCGAGACCTGGACCGAGATCGACCCGCCGAAGCAGCAGTACGAGTAG
- a CDS encoding sugar isomerase domain-containing protein → MLTAYLDVVRSTIERVATTERDGVERAAGLIVDALRAGGVVHAFGSGHSEAFAMEMAGRAGGLVPTNKISMRDLVVYGGEPSGVLGPLLERDPAVAHRLYALAPVRPADVFLVASNSGVNGCIVEFAVLVKERGHRLIAVTSREHSGRVDSRHPSGRKLADLADVVLDNGAPYGDATLPVPGGGTVGAISSITAALLAQQISIEVVRRMVEAGQAPPVYLSANVQGGDEHNNALEARYAGRIRR, encoded by the coding sequence ATGCTGACGGCGTACCTGGACGTGGTGCGGTCGACCATCGAGCGAGTCGCCACGACCGAGCGGGACGGGGTGGAGCGGGCCGCCGGCCTGATCGTGGACGCGCTGCGCGCCGGCGGGGTGGTGCACGCGTTCGGCAGCGGGCACTCCGAGGCGTTCGCGATGGAGATGGCCGGACGGGCCGGCGGGCTGGTGCCGACCAACAAGATCTCGATGCGCGACCTCGTGGTCTACGGCGGCGAGCCGTCCGGCGTGCTCGGGCCGCTGCTCGAACGCGATCCGGCCGTGGCGCACCGGCTCTACGCGCTGGCGCCGGTGCGGCCGGCGGACGTGTTCCTGGTCGCCTCCAACTCGGGCGTCAACGGGTGCATCGTGGAGTTCGCCGTGCTGGTCAAGGAGCGCGGGCACCGGCTGATCGCGGTCACCTCGCGGGAGCACTCCGGCCGGGTCGACTCCCGCCACCCGTCCGGCCGCAAGCTCGCCGACCTGGCCGACGTCGTGCTCGACAACGGCGCACCGTACGGCGACGCGACCCTGCCGGTGCCCGGCGGCGGCACGGTCGGCGCGATCTCGTCGATCACCGCCGCGCTGCTCGCCCAGCAGATCTCGATCGAGGTGGTACGCCGGATGGTCGAGGCCGGGCAGGCGCCGCCGGTGTACCTGTCGGCCAACGTCCAGGGCGGCGACGAGCACAACAACGCGCTGGAGGCCCGGTACGCCGGCCGGATCCGCCGCTAA
- a CDS encoding DUF6328 family protein, with translation MDVETEKQRWDRNFGDLLQELRVAQTGVQILFAFLLILPFSAEFPNVTPFQRDAYIVALLSAAGAAALIISPVAFHRAIFRQGRKPELVAFAHRVATGGLAFLLVAMVASVLLITDFLLSRAAAFVLSGLTALWFLTFWAFLPFLRRNWGEDLPPGNTQG, from the coding sequence GTGGACGTGGAGACCGAAAAACAGCGCTGGGACCGCAACTTTGGCGACCTGTTGCAGGAGTTGCGGGTGGCCCAGACCGGCGTACAGATCCTTTTCGCGTTCCTGCTGATCCTGCCGTTCAGCGCCGAGTTTCCGAATGTGACGCCGTTCCAGCGGGACGCGTACATCGTCGCCCTGCTCAGCGCGGCCGGCGCGGCCGCTCTGATCATCTCGCCGGTCGCGTTTCACCGGGCGATCTTCCGCCAGGGGCGCAAGCCGGAACTGGTCGCGTTCGCCCATCGGGTGGCCACGGGCGGGCTGGCGTTCCTGCTGGTCGCGATGGTCGCGTCGGTCCTCTTGATCACGGACTTCCTGCTCTCCCGGGCGGCCGCGTTCGTCCTCAGCGGGCTGACCGCGCTGTGGTTCCTCACCTTCTGGGCGTTTCTGCCGTTCCTGCGCCGGAACTGGGGAGAAGACCTACCGCCCGGTAATACTCAGGGGTAG
- a CDS encoding Fur family transcriptional regulator, with product MTEEVTGTVRNTRQRTAVSVLLREVEGFHSAQELHAMLRERGERVGLTTVYRTLQGLADSGEIDVMRPPGGEHLYRRCSEGHHHHLVCRSCGRTVEVEGPAVESWADRVAAKHGYVAVSHTLEIFGTCPNCTC from the coding sequence ATGACCGAGGAAGTGACCGGCACGGTCCGCAACACCCGCCAGCGCACCGCGGTCAGCGTGTTGCTGCGTGAGGTCGAGGGCTTCCACAGCGCCCAGGAACTGCACGCCATGCTGCGCGAACGCGGCGAGCGGGTGGGCCTGACCACGGTCTACCGGACGCTGCAGGGCCTCGCCGACTCCGGTGAGATCGACGTCATGCGCCCGCCCGGCGGGGAGCACCTGTACCGGCGCTGCAGCGAGGGTCACCATCACCACCTGGTGTGCCGCAGCTGTGGCCGTACCGTCGAGGTCGAGGGGCCCGCGGTGGAGAGCTGGGCCGATCGGGTCGCCGCCAAGCACGGTTACGTGGCGGTGAGCCACACCCTGGAGATCTTCGGCACCTGCCCCAACTGCACCTGCTAA
- a CDS encoding ArsR/SmtB family transcription factor produces the protein MTTTTGYEAYERAGELLRALSAPIRVAIVTELAEGERCVHELVDKLGAAQPLVSQHLRVLRGAGVVRGARRGREIAYTLVDEHIAHIVADAVSHAREAR, from the coding sequence GTGACCACGACGACCGGCTATGAGGCGTACGAGCGCGCGGGCGAACTGCTGCGTGCCCTGTCCGCCCCGATCCGGGTGGCGATCGTCACCGAGCTCGCCGAGGGCGAGCGCTGCGTCCATGAGCTGGTCGACAAGCTCGGTGCCGCGCAGCCGCTCGTCTCCCAGCACCTGCGGGTCCTGCGCGGAGCCGGCGTGGTGCGTGGTGCCCGGCGCGGTCGCGAAATCGCCTACACGCTGGTCGATGAGCACATCGCGCATATCGTGGCCGACGCCGTCAGCCACGCCCGGGAGGCCAGATAA
- a CDS encoding metal ABC transporter permease produces the protein MSMFQYDFMIRALVGALVVGLAAPALGIYLVQRRMSLIGDGIGHVALTGVGVGLLLDRSPVITAVIVAAAGAVAIELLRERGRTSGDLALAMLFYGGIAGGVMLVGLSKNSSNANLMSYLFGSLITTSSTDLVVIVVLGAGVLAAMLLLRPALFAICHDEEYAKVSGLPVRTLNVLLAVTTAVTVTIAMRTVGLLLVSALMVVPVAAAQQVTRGFRGTMAAAMGLGVLSAGTGVWLAGEANTAAGATIVVLAIAAFLALSVGAATWRVLRRQLPALPRTADVEPPDVVLER, from the coding sequence ATGAGCATGTTCCAGTACGACTTCATGATCCGTGCGCTGGTCGGCGCGCTCGTGGTGGGCCTGGCCGCGCCGGCCCTGGGCATCTACCTGGTGCAGCGGCGGATGTCGCTGATCGGCGACGGCATCGGCCACGTCGCGCTGACCGGCGTGGGTGTGGGGCTGCTGCTCGACCGCTCCCCCGTGATCACCGCGGTGATCGTGGCAGCCGCCGGCGCGGTCGCCATCGAACTGCTGCGCGAGCGCGGCCGCACCTCCGGCGACCTCGCGCTGGCGATGCTCTTCTACGGGGGCATCGCGGGCGGCGTGATGCTCGTCGGGCTCTCCAAGAACAGCAGCAACGCCAACCTCATGTCGTACCTCTTCGGATCCCTGATCACGACGTCGAGCACCGATCTCGTGGTGATCGTCGTGCTGGGGGCCGGCGTTCTCGCCGCCATGCTCCTGCTCCGCCCGGCGCTCTTCGCGATCTGCCATGACGAGGAGTACGCGAAGGTGTCCGGCCTGCCGGTGCGGACCTTGAACGTGCTGCTCGCCGTCACCACCGCGGTCACCGTGACGATCGCCATGCGCACTGTCGGCCTGCTCCTGGTGAGCGCGCTGATGGTGGTGCCGGTCGCGGCCGCCCAGCAGGTCACGCGCGGCTTCCGCGGCACGATGGCGGCCGCGATGGGCCTGGGCGTGCTGTCCGCCGGCACCGGCGTCTGGCTCGCCGGGGAGGCCAACACGGCGGCCGGGGCGACGATTGTCGTGCTGGCGATCGCCGCGTTCCTGGCCCTGTCCGTCGGCGCCGCGACCTGGCGGGTCTTGCGCCGGCAGCTGCCGGCACTGCCCCGCACGGCTGATGTGGAACCGCCAGACGTGGTACTGGAGCGCTGA